The Puntigrus tetrazona isolate hp1 chromosome 4, ASM1883169v1, whole genome shotgun sequence genome includes a window with the following:
- the cdkn1d gene encoding cyclin-dependent kinase inhibitor 1D, whose translation MSMIRDACYFGLLEGQEEDIKPQTAVVRRNLFGPVDHQQLQQDFQRLFCMNVEIAKQRWNFDFQMDQPVPGCIEWEELRCQDVPVFYHSCVFRHGVAKQTVEACSSPAMATEKYLELRTRGPLRGTKQEKRMAALQGVKRKQASITDFFRVTKRRFPDHKASSGQ comes from the exons ATGTCCATGATACGAGATGCATGTTATTTTGGGCTGCTGGAAGGGCAGGAAGAGGACATTAAGCCTCAGACGGCAGTGGTTCGGCGGAACCTGTTTGGCCCAGTGGACCACCAGCAGTTACAGCAGGACTTCCAGAGGCTATTCTGCATGAATGTGGAGATCGCCAAACAGCGCTGGAACTTTGACTTTCAGATGGACCAACCAGTCCCAGGGTGCATTGAGTGGGAGGAGCTGCGGTGCCAGGATGTGCCAGTGTTTTACCATAGCTGTGTATTCAGGCACGGTGTGGCAAAGCAAACGGTGGAAGCTTGTTCGTCTCCAGCTATGGCCACAGAGAAGTATCTGGAGCTGCGAACCCGAGGACCTCTGAGGGGAACCAAGCAAGAGAAGAGAATGGCTGCATTGCAAGGGGTCAAACGCAAACAAGCAAGCATCACAG ACTTTTTCAGAGTGACAAAAAGAAGATTTCCTGATCACAAAGCTTCATCAGGACAGTAA